The proteins below are encoded in one region of Helianthus annuus cultivar XRQ/B chromosome 2, HanXRQr2.0-SUNRISE, whole genome shotgun sequence:
- the LOC118488885 gene encoding myosin-6-like produces the protein MLYRTYILGEANARAANHQIVREWRTMVRERADWEAYRERMLKRIAEFEKSKAAFDEERAKFEADKKAEEWGREGLQKKLHNVEEQLAKEKAEFKRICAQDNERTYALRQKIVALEAKVADLTSKVEEAQGEKTAKQQMEVELTEAKVQLSNKDKDLHAKDVEIAELKRRLNEQIDRCESLEIDLEAEKVKAADAEEARAVSTAALNVAQTNYSEAQGIVDTLVSEAEWMRTRGVVLVSALCFFLMLI, from the exons ATGTTATATCGTACTTATATTCTTGGGGAGGCCAATGCCCGCGCTGCCAACCACCAGATCGTTCGCGAATGGCGAACGATGGTTCGGGAGCGCGCCGACTGGGAGGCTTATCGCGAGCGTATGCTGAAGCGAATTGCGGAATTTGAGAAGTCGAAAGCTGCGTTCGACGAAGAAAgagccaagtttgaggctgacaagaaggcggaggagtggggccgcgaggggctgcagaaaaaactccacaatgttgaggagcaactggccaaggagaaggccgagttcaaGCGTATATGCGCCCAAGACAACGAGCGTACTTATGCTCTACGACAGAAGATCGTTGCTCTTGAGGCTAAAGTTGCGGACTTGACCTCAAAGGTGGAGGAAGCGCAGGGTGAAAAAactgccaagcagcagatggag GTTGAGCTGACTGAAGCCAAGGTGCAATTGTCTAACAAGGACAAGGATCTCCATGCCAAGGACGTTGAGATAGCGGAACTCAAACGTCGCTTGAATGAGCAAATCGACAGATGCGAGTCCTTGGAGATTGACCTTGAGGCTGAGAAGGTCAAGGCTGCTGATgctgaggaggcgcgtgctgtGAGCACTGCCGCGCTGAATGTGGCTCAAACCAACTATTCTGAGGCTCAAGGTATCGTCGATACACTTGTCTCAGAAGCGGAGtggatgcgcactcgtggagtagTGTTGGTAAGTGCCTTGTGCTTTTTTCTTATGTTGATTTGA